GCGGCCGGGCTGCTGTGGGCACTGCTGGCGGGCTATGCGGCCCGTCTGGTGCCCGAACACCAGCGCGGTAGAGCGATCGCCGTCGCCATGGTGGGCACGCCCCTGGCGCTCTCTCTCGGCGTGCCCGTAGGCACTTGGCTTGGGAGTCTGCTGGGCTGGAGGCCGTGCTTCGGGCTCATGAGCTTACTGGCACTGGCGCTCATGCTCTGGGTCCGCATCAAGTTGCCGGACTTCGCCGGCCAGGCAGCGGAGCAGCGCCCGTCATTGGGACAGGTGTTCCGGTTGCCTGGGGTGCGCTCGGTACTCTTCGTGGTGCTGACCTTCGTGTTGGCGCATAACCTCCTCTACACCTACATCACCCCCTTCCTGGCGGCTGTCGGCATGGCCGGGCGCGTGGATCTGGTCTTGCTGGTGTTCGGCGGAGCATCGCTGCTGGGTATCTGGATCGTCGGTGTGCTGATCGACCGTCACCTGCGTGCCTTGACCCTGGCCAGCACCTGCCTGTTCGGTCTCGCCGCGCTGGCACTCGGCCTGGCGTCCGGGCGGCTTGCCGTGGTCTACCTGGCGATAGCCGCCTGGGGGCTGGCCTTCGGCGGGGCGGCCACGCTGTTCCAGACCGCTCTGGCCAGAACCGCGGGCGAGGCCGCGGATGTCGCCCAGTCCATGCTGGTCACCGTCTGGAATAGCGCGATTGCCGGTGGCGGACTGCTTGGCGGGTTGCTGCTGGAGCGGCTGGGCGTTGGGGCTTTCGCACCGGTGTTGCTGGGGCTGTTGGGGCTGACGCTGGTGGTGGTGTGGACGGCGCGGCGGCAGGGTTTTGCGGCCGATACCAACCCAACACCGCTCACGTTATCGGGGGAGCCGCGATCATGAGGGCTTAGGTACTGTTCTTTAGCTGTTGCACGGACTCAGCCTGGCTGAGTCCCCACCTGCGCTCATTTCGCCACGCTGATCGCCGAAGATTTTCGACTCTGAACAGCTCTACAGCTGGGCTTTCCTTAAGGCTTGGCGCAAATCAGACGCTGTAGCCTTGCTGTCATCTTCCCCTGGCATGTTGCCTTCCGAACATGAGAGGCGCGTTTCCGCGCCTCTCGCCATCGGACGATCAGCAAGGGTGCGGACATGCAGGCTTCGCTTCGCGGTATGACGTTGGGATTGGTTCTCGGGCTGATGAGTGGCGGCCAGGCGCTGGCGGCGACGCCCATTCCCTTCTGGCATGCCATGGATGCTGAGCTTGGCAAGGAGGTCGACTCCCTGGCCCAGCGCTTCAACCAGGCGCACCCGGAGTTCCAGGTTCAGCCGGTGTACAAGGGCAACTACGATCAGACGCTGGCCGCGGGGATCGCCGCCTTCCGTACCGGCCAGCCGCCGGCCATCCTGCAGGTCTACGAAGTCGGCACTGCGACCATGATGGCCTCCAAGGCCATCGAGCCGGTCTACCAGGTGTTCAAGGATGCCGGCCTGAAACTGGACGAGGCGCGCTTCGTGCCCACCATCGCCAGCTACTACAGCGATGCCAAGACCGGCCAACTGCTGTCCATGCCGTTCAACAGCTC
The window above is part of the Pseudomonas oryzihabitans genome. Proteins encoded here:
- a CDS encoding MFS transporter — translated: MSGVGQDRLPWAALLALAMAAFITILTEALPAGLLSQMAQGLAVSEGWIGQTVTLYALGSLIAAMPLTAATQGVRRRPLLLMAIGGFFVANTLTALSTSYLLTLAARFLAGVAAGLLWALLAGYAARLVPEHQRGRAIAVAMVGTPLALSLGVPVGTWLGSLLGWRPCFGLMSLLALALMLWVRIKLPDFAGQAAEQRPSLGQVFRLPGVRSVLFVVLTFVLAHNLLYTYITPFLAAVGMAGRVDLVLLVFGGASLLGIWIVGVLIDRHLRALTLASTCLFGLAALALGLASGRLAVVYLAIAAWGLAFGGAATLFQTALARTAGEAADVAQSMLVTVWNSAIAGGGLLGGLLLERLGVGAFAPVLLGLLGLTLVVVWTARRQGFAADTNPTPLTLSGEPRS